One part of the Sorangiineae bacterium MSr11954 genome encodes these proteins:
- a CDS encoding MFS transporter, whose product MYQAGIVGELLRLRKSRSPGGDPRAGSQDEQVARLPFFVARNVLFLGLTSLVTDISSEMVSTVLPLYLVYSLELSPLAFGVVDGLYQGGAAIARIIAGAFADRWRRHKELAGIGYALSAVCKLGFFAAGASAPALTAVVVADRTGKGIRGAPRDALLSLSVPPSALATAFGVHRALDTAGATLGPLAAFGLLALTPGRFDVIFALSFCVATVGVALFALFVDAAPDPVPGPALEPAPPAPSEPHTAPLGDPDRPRANLWQWRSPQFWMLVGFSAILGATTLSDGIVYLVLQRRMVLEARYLPLLFVAGSLVYALLAIPFGRLADRVGRWPVFLGGHVASIGLYALLWAAPPGRAAMVGCIVLFGASYAATDGVLMAVASPMLPRAVRTTGLAAITTGSSTGRLLASISFGALWTRWGLEGALASFAGALLVAVTLIAFSWSLGARSARNTRTPSPKELA is encoded by the coding sequence ATGTATCAAGCCGGGATTGTGGGCGAGCTCTTGCGCCTTCGGAAATCACGGTCCCCAGGAGGGGATCCGCGCGCGGGCTCGCAGGACGAGCAGGTGGCGCGTCTGCCGTTCTTCGTCGCGCGCAACGTGCTCTTTTTGGGTCTGACGAGCCTCGTCACGGACATCTCGTCCGAAATGGTGAGCACCGTGCTCCCGCTCTACTTGGTTTACAGCCTCGAGCTGTCGCCCTTGGCGTTCGGCGTCGTCGATGGTCTGTATCAAGGTGGTGCGGCCATCGCGCGCATCATCGCCGGCGCCTTCGCCGATCGATGGCGGCGCCACAAGGAGCTGGCGGGGATCGGGTATGCGCTCTCCGCCGTGTGCAAGCTGGGGTTCTTCGCGGCCGGCGCCTCCGCCCCCGCGTTGACCGCGGTGGTCGTGGCCGATCGCACCGGCAAAGGGATCCGCGGGGCCCCGCGCGATGCGCTCCTCTCCTTGAGCGTGCCCCCGTCGGCCCTCGCCACCGCCTTCGGGGTGCACCGCGCGCTGGACACGGCGGGGGCCACCCTCGGCCCGCTCGCCGCCTTTGGCTTGCTCGCGCTCACGCCAGGCCGCTTCGATGTCATCTTCGCATTGAGCTTTTGCGTCGCGACGGTGGGTGTCGCCCTGTTTGCGCTGTTCGTGGATGCCGCGCCCGATCCGGTGCCCGGTCCTGCTTTGGAGCCGGCCCCGCCGGCGCCATCCGAGCCGCACACCGCGCCGTTAGGCGATCCGGACCGGCCGCGCGCGAACCTATGGCAGTGGCGCAGCCCGCAGTTTTGGATGCTGGTGGGATTCAGCGCGATCTTGGGCGCGACCACGTTGAGCGACGGCATCGTCTACCTGGTGCTTCAGCGACGGATGGTCCTCGAAGCGCGCTATCTGCCGCTCCTCTTCGTGGCGGGCTCGCTGGTGTACGCGCTCTTGGCGATCCCTTTTGGGCGCCTGGCGGATCGGGTGGGGCGGTGGCCGGTCTTCCTCGGCGGGCACGTGGCGTCGATCGGGCTCTATGCGCTCTTGTGGGCGGCGCCGCCCGGTCGCGCCGCCATGGTGGGGTGCATCGTTTTGTTCGGGGCCTCGTACGCGGCGACCGATGGGGTGCTCATGGCGGTCGCGAGCCCCATGCTCCCGCGCGCGGTTCGCACGACGGGCCTGGCGGCCATCACCACGGGATCGAGCACGGGCCGCCTGCTCGCATCGATCTCATTCGGCGCGCTCTGGACGAGGTGGGGGCTCGAAGGGGCGCTGGCTTCGTTCGCCGGCGCGCTCCTGGTCGCCGTCACCCTCATCGCCTTTTCATGGTCGCTCGGGGCGCGTTCCGCCCGCAACACGAGAACCCCATCTCCCAAGGAGCTCGCATGA